The genomic window CGTCTCGAACTCGCCCGGAGGCAGCTGAAGACCAAGCAGGAACTCGAGAACGAGTACAAGAAGCGGATCCTCTCTGCCCTTGCTACGGTCTTTCGTCCGGACAGGGTCGAGATCGTGAACCTCGACATCGAGCTCGACATGAGCGACGTGGAGGTGAAGACCGAGGAACACTTCCCCATCACGATGAAACCCGACAACCCCAGGACGCCCTACGACGAGAGCGAGGTGGTGCCTTCCATCACCCTCTCCAAGGAGATCCAGGACGAGAAGTTCGAAGGCACGGGCTTCAACCCCGAAGGTCCTCCGGGACAGGAGGGCCAGACACCTCCCGCGTACAAGGATCTCGAAGGCCTGGTAGGAAAGTACTCCCGCAATTCGGTGATACAGAACGAGGTGGTGAACACGAGGAACATCACCGAACGGAAGGACCCATGGGAGATCAAGCGCATCAGCGTGGCCGTCGCACTCGACGGGGTGTGGAAGTGGGAGTATAATGAGAAGGGGGAGGTAGTCTTCAATCCGGATGGCTCCATCAAGCGGACGTACCTCCCTGTCTCGGACGAGGACATCAGGAAGGCTGAGGAGCTGATCAAAGCAGCGGTGGGCTACAAGAGGGAACGAGGAGACCTGATCACGGTGCAGCACATCCAGTTCGACAGGACGCTCCAGTTCGCCGAAGAGGATGCGGCGTTCCGGGCGAGACGCCAGCTCGAGAGGACTGTCTTCTATTCCCTCCTGGGTGTGGCCGCTCTTCTCGTGGCGTTCATCATCTTCAGGCTCATCGCGAGGGAGATGGAGAGGCGGCGGCGTCTCAAAGAGGAAGAGCTCGCCCGTCAGCATCAGGCCATGAGGGAGGCCGCCTTGCGGAGCGCGGAGGAAGAGGCCGCGGCCGTGGAGATGTCCGTGGAGGAGAGGGCCAGGATGGAGCTCCAGGAGCAGGCCATCAACATGGCACGGGAGCATCCGGAAGAGGTGGCCCAGCTCATACGAACCTGGTTGATGGAGGAATGACATGGGCAAGACCAAGACCGCAGCGCCCGCTTCCGGGCATCAGGTGAAGAAGCCGGGGGTGAAGAGAGAGCTCACCGGCCGGCAGAAAGCGGCCATCCTCCTGGTGACGCTGGGTTCGGAGCTCTCGGCGGAGATCTTCAAACACCTCAAGGAGGACGAGATAGAGAGCCTCACCTTCGAGATCGCCCGTCT from Spirochaeta thermophila DSM 6192 includes these protein-coding regions:
- the fliF gene encoding flagellar basal-body MS-ring/collar protein FliF, whose translation is MNEWLKNVLERVKNAWGKWSLVQKIIFISIVMVLVGSLVFLASLSGAPSMVPLLNKAITDPQVLEDITTRLEEENVPYQVTADNRILVSDEKTARRMRAILVREDLVPRGTDPWELFDIERWTITDFERNVNLRRAITRTVEEHLKALDDIDDASVTLVLPEKALFAEDQEPPSASIIIVPKPGSDITSNRKKIEGIVKLVQFAVEGLDPENITITDQRGVVLNDFEGMEQFDRLELARRQLKTKQELENEYKKRILSALATVFRPDRVEIVNLDIELDMSDVEVKTEEHFPITMKPDNPRTPYDESEVVPSITLSKEIQDEKFEGTGFNPEGPPGQEGQTPPAYKDLEGLVGKYSRNSVIQNEVVNTRNITERKDPWEIKRISVAVALDGVWKWEYNEKGEVVFNPDGSIKRTYLPVSDEDIRKAEELIKAAVGYKRERGDLITVQHIQFDRTLQFAEEDAAFRARRQLERTVFYSLLGVAALLVAFIIFRLIAREMERRRRLKEEELARQHQAMREAALRSAEEEAAAVEMSVEERARMELQEQAINMAREHPEEVAQLIRTWLMEE